One genomic segment of Streptomyces niveus includes these proteins:
- a CDS encoding DegT/DnrJ/EryC1/StrS family aminotransferase yields the protein MRRRLGRECLYVPSCRLGLYVALRHWCPPGGRVLMSPVNDDVIMFVVLAAGLRPVQAPLNARDGSIDPAAVPESDWRGLSAVLTTNLYGNPDPAPELRSRCDALGIPLIEDAAHAIGTEVAGRAVGTFGDAAVFSLSKHVGAKTGGFLAMADPALRTELAAARDALLEPAALTAELTYALRPYAEAGVRGLRLVRAARGLLRAVGAEERRGIRMELRPGELKEALAEGPGLDGFDSWVRVDMRRYRVTPGRLRLGRTERLLSGLDPLLAAHRAGTERLLATRWAAPAAPGPVRPLFRVPLLVADRDAAVAALTRRRITTGYLYDPPLDVYAGDVFTDASPRPAPAAWFARHALPADPLRARQVIAALDESGAEPASPPGHDGD from the coding sequence ATGCGGCGACGTCTCGGCAGAGAGTGTCTGTACGTGCCGTCGTGCCGGCTCGGGCTCTACGTGGCGCTGCGCCACTGGTGCCCGCCCGGCGGCCGGGTGTTGATGTCGCCGGTCAACGACGACGTGATCATGTTCGTGGTGCTCGCCGCCGGACTGCGCCCGGTCCAGGCGCCGTTGAACGCGCGGGACGGTTCGATCGACCCCGCGGCCGTCCCGGAGTCCGACTGGCGCGGGCTGTCCGCCGTACTGACCACGAATCTGTACGGGAACCCCGACCCCGCGCCCGAACTGCGTTCCCGCTGCGACGCGTTGGGCATCCCGTTGATCGAGGACGCGGCCCACGCCATCGGCACCGAGGTGGCGGGCCGCGCCGTCGGGACCTTCGGGGACGCGGCCGTGTTCAGCCTCTCCAAGCATGTGGGCGCCAAGACCGGCGGCTTCCTCGCCATGGCCGATCCCGCGCTCCGTACGGAGCTGGCGGCGGCCCGCGACGCGCTCCTCGAACCGGCCGCGCTCACCGCCGAACTCACCTACGCCCTGCGGCCGTACGCGGAGGCGGGCGTACGCGGACTGCGGCTGGTCCGGGCCGCGCGCGGGCTGCTGCGGGCGGTCGGCGCCGAGGAGCGCCGGGGCATCCGGATGGAGTTGCGTCCCGGTGAGCTGAAAGAGGCGCTGGCCGAGGGGCCGGGGCTCGACGGCTTCGACTCGTGGGTACGGGTGGACATGCGCCGGTACCGCGTCACACCGGGACGGCTGCGTCTTGGCCGTACCGAACGGCTGCTGTCCGGGCTCGATCCGCTGCTCGCCGCCCACCGGGCGGGCACGGAGCGGCTGTTGGCGACCCGGTGGGCGGCGCCCGCGGCGCCGGGGCCCGTCCGGCCGCTGTTCCGGGTGCCGTTGCTGGTCGCCGACCGGGACGCGGCCGTCGCCGCGCTCACCCGGCGCCGGATCACCACCGGCTATCTCTACGACCCGCCGCTCGACGTGTACGCGGGAGATGTCTTCACCGACGCGTCGCCGCGCCCCGCGCCCGCCGCCTGGTTCGCCCGCCACGCGCTGCCCGCCGACCCGTTACGGGCCCGCCAGGTCATCGCCGCACTGGACGAGTCGGGGGCGGAGCCCGCGTCACCCCCGGGGCACGACGGTGACTGA
- a CDS encoding GbsR/MarR family transcriptional regulator: protein MPGGRLTHEDRRNIGAGLAEGLGYAEIARRLGRPTSTVSREVARNGGTDGYRADRALRATERRARRRRPAPPDAGTPANAGDAIGTDNRDQEELHCFAGQFVEMLVETGLPRMASRVLVRLFLTDSGTLTAADLVGQLKVSPASVSKAVGYLEGLGMVRRERDPLRRRERYVVDDDVWLRAWTRDTRTTATWADTARRGAGIVGADTPAGARLDHMGHFFATLSDDMAVGPSTVDDALTVLAALVHAGAPADADLLAETLGWSTDRVADALRHAGPERLTPAGRGAPDGPGARRPY, encoded by the coding sequence ATGCCGGGAGGCAGGCTGACGCACGAGGACCGCCGGAACATCGGCGCGGGACTGGCCGAGGGGCTGGGCTACGCCGAGATCGCCAGACGCCTCGGCAGGCCGACATCGACCGTCAGCCGGGAGGTGGCCCGCAACGGCGGCACCGACGGCTACCGGGCGGACCGCGCGCTGCGCGCCACCGAGCGTCGGGCCCGGCGTCGCAGGCCGGCGCCGCCGGACGCGGGAACCCCTGCCAACGCCGGTGATGCCATCGGCACCGACAACCGCGACCAGGAGGAACTCCACTGCTTCGCGGGGCAGTTCGTCGAGATGCTGGTCGAGACCGGGCTGCCGCGTATGGCCTCGCGCGTCCTGGTCCGGCTGTTCCTCACCGACTCCGGCACCCTCACGGCCGCCGATCTGGTCGGGCAGTTGAAGGTCAGCCCCGCTTCGGTCTCCAAGGCCGTCGGCTATCTCGAAGGCCTGGGGATGGTCCGGCGCGAGCGCGATCCGCTGCGGCGGCGCGAGCGGTACGTCGTGGACGACGACGTCTGGCTGCGCGCCTGGACCCGCGACACCCGTACGACCGCCACCTGGGCGGACACGGCCCGGCGGGGGGCCGGGATCGTCGGCGCGGACACCCCGGCGGGTGCCCGGCTCGACCACATGGGCCACTTCTTCGCGACCCTCAGCGACGACATGGCGGTCGGTCCTTCCACCGTGGACGACGCGCTGACCGTGCTCGCGGCGCTGGTGCACGCGGGCGCGCCGGCCGACGCGGACCTGCTGGCCGAGACCCTGGGCTGGTCCACCGACCGCGTCGCGGACGCGCTGCGGCACGCCGGGCCCGAGCGGCTCACCCCGGCGGGGCGCGGCGCGCCGGACGGGCCGGGTGCACGGCGACCGTATTGA
- a CDS encoding ABC transporter ATP-binding protein: MRYGTRDVLRDVRFRAHHGEVLALLGPNGAGKTTTIEILEGFRMRSAGRVDVLGSDPAHGDERWRAGLGVVLQSWRDHGNWRVRELLAHLGTYYAPYSTDTVQRPWDTDELVEAVGLTAHAGSRIRTLSGGQRRRLDVAIGIVGRPELLFLDEPTAGFDPRARHEFHDLVHRLAHDHATTVLLTTHDLDEAGKLADRIVILAGGRIIADGTADELARQVAGEDEVRWTRDGERFTHTTTDSTGFVRGLFARHGTAIAELEVHRASLEDTYMALVRQEEAAR, from the coding sequence ATGCGGTACGGCACGAGAGACGTCCTGCGAGATGTACGGTTCCGGGCCCACCACGGCGAGGTGCTGGCCCTGCTGGGGCCGAACGGGGCGGGCAAGACCACCACGATCGAGATCCTGGAGGGCTTCCGCATGCGGTCGGCGGGCCGTGTCGATGTACTCGGCTCCGACCCGGCACACGGCGACGAACGCTGGCGGGCCGGGCTCGGCGTGGTCCTCCAGTCCTGGCGCGACCACGGCAACTGGCGGGTACGCGAACTCCTCGCCCATCTCGGCACGTACTACGCCCCCTACTCCACGGACACCGTGCAACGCCCGTGGGACACGGACGAGTTGGTCGAGGCTGTCGGCCTGACGGCGCACGCCGGCAGCAGGATCAGAACACTCTCCGGCGGCCAGCGGCGCAGGCTGGACGTGGCGATCGGCATCGTCGGCCGCCCCGAACTGCTCTTCCTGGACGAGCCGACCGCGGGCTTCGACCCACGGGCGCGCCACGAGTTCCACGACCTCGTCCACCGTCTCGCCCACGACCACGCCACCACGGTCCTGCTCACCACCCACGACCTGGACGAGGCGGGAAAGCTCGCCGACCGCATCGTGATCCTGGCCGGCGGCCGGATCATCGCCGACGGCACGGCGGACGAGTTGGCGCGGCAGGTGGCGGGCGAGGACGAGGTGCGCTGGACACGCGACGGCGAGCGCTTCACGCACACGACCACCGACTCGACCGGCTTCGTCCGCGGCCTGTTCGCCCGGCACGGCACCGCGATAGCCGAACTGGAGGTCCACCGGGCCTCGTTGGAGGACACCTACATGGCGCTCGTACGCCAGGAGGAGGCGGCCCGGTGA
- a CDS encoding ABC transporter permease: MNPTTGTARIGWSRGLIELRHSFTNGGELLSHLLWPTLMLTVMYFLRDSAFGSGGLMLGTLALPSILGMNVAMGMVAMSQTLTAEREDGTLLRAKATPDGMPAYLIGKVVTVGGGLLADLAILLIPGLLIIDGLAAGDAGSWLTVAWVLLLGMAATLPIGAILGSVFAGARAQGLIQLPVLGLIAISGIFYPLTSLPEWVQWIGQATPIYWLGLGMRAALLPDSAVAVEIAGSWRQWETAGVLGLWAVLGLALAPIVLRRMARRESGSAVSERREKALRRVG; encoded by the coding sequence GTGAACCCCACGACCGGCACAGCGCGGATCGGCTGGTCCCGCGGGCTGATCGAACTGCGCCACTCCTTCACCAACGGCGGCGAACTGCTGTCCCATCTCCTGTGGCCCACCCTGATGCTGACGGTGATGTACTTCCTGCGGGACTCGGCCTTCGGGTCCGGCGGCCTCATGCTCGGCACCCTCGCCCTGCCGAGCATTCTCGGCATGAACGTCGCGATGGGCATGGTCGCCATGAGCCAGACCCTCACCGCCGAACGCGAGGACGGGACCCTGCTGCGCGCCAAGGCGACGCCCGACGGCATGCCCGCCTATCTGATCGGCAAGGTCGTCACGGTCGGCGGCGGTCTCCTGGCCGACCTCGCCATCCTGCTGATCCCCGGCCTGCTCATCATCGACGGCCTCGCGGCCGGCGACGCCGGATCCTGGCTCACCGTGGCCTGGGTACTGCTGCTCGGCATGGCGGCCACGCTCCCCATCGGCGCGATCCTCGGCTCGGTCTTCGCGGGCGCCCGCGCCCAAGGACTCATCCAGCTCCCGGTGCTGGGCCTGATCGCGATCTCCGGCATCTTCTATCCGCTCACCTCGCTGCCGGAGTGGGTGCAGTGGATCGGCCAGGCGACCCCGATCTACTGGCTGGGGCTGGGCATGCGCGCCGCGCTGCTCCCGGACTCCGCGGTCGCCGTGGAGATCGCCGGGTCCTGGCGCCAGTGGGAGACGGCAGGGGTGCTCGGCCTCTGGGCGGTGCTCGGCCTGGCACTCGCCCCGATCGTGCTGCGCCGTATGGCACGGCGCGAGTCGGGCTCGGCGGTGTCGGAGCGCCGGGAGAAGGCGCTGCGCCGGGTGGGCTGA
- a CDS encoding ABC transporter permease, whose translation MSSLALAVRDSNTMLRRNLLHARRYPSMTLNLLLTPIMMLLLFVYIFGDVMSAGIGGGGANRSDYIAYLVPGILMMTIGGTTIGTAVSVSMDMTEGIIARFRTLAIHRGSVLVGHVVGSVLQCVVSVVLVGAVAVAIGFRSTDATVLEWLAAFGLLAFFAMALTWIAVGMGLVSPNAEAASNNATPLILLPFLSSAFIPVGTMPGWFRPIAEYQPFTPAIETLRGLLLGTEIGHNGWLALAWCLGLTVLGYFWSTSKFNRDPK comes from the coding sequence ATGAGCTCCCTCGCCCTCGCCGTACGCGACTCGAACACCATGCTGCGCCGCAATCTCCTGCACGCGCGCCGCTACCCGTCCATGACGCTCAATCTGCTGCTGACGCCGATCATGATGCTGCTGCTCTTCGTCTACATCTTCGGCGACGTGATGAGCGCGGGAATCGGCGGCGGTGGCGCGAACCGCTCCGACTACATCGCCTACCTCGTCCCCGGCATCCTGATGATGACCATCGGCGGGACCACGATCGGCACCGCGGTCTCCGTCTCGATGGACATGACCGAGGGCATCATCGCCCGTTTCCGCACGCTGGCCATCCACCGCGGCTCGGTGCTCGTCGGTCATGTCGTCGGCAGCGTGCTCCAGTGTGTGGTGAGCGTGGTCCTGGTGGGCGCCGTCGCCGTGGCCATCGGCTTCCGGTCGACGGACGCCACGGTCCTGGAGTGGCTCGCGGCGTTCGGTCTCCTCGCGTTCTTCGCGATGGCCCTCACCTGGATCGCGGTCGGCATGGGTCTGGTCAGCCCGAACGCCGAGGCCGCGAGTAACAACGCGACGCCGCTGATCCTGCTGCCCTTCCTCTCCAGTGCCTTCATCCCGGTCGGGACCATGCCGGGCTGGTTCCGGCCGATCGCCGAGTACCAGCCGTTCACACCCGCCATCGAGACCCTGCGCGGACTGCTCCTCGGCACCGAGATCGGCCACAACGGCTGGCTCGCCCTCGCCTGGTGCCTGGGCCTCACGGTGCTCGGATACTTCTGGTCGACCTCGAAGTTCAACCGCGACCCGAAGTAA
- a CDS encoding ATP-binding cassette domain-containing protein produces MPTSSRTSGQESPTAVSAVGLRKSYGDKLVLDGIDLRIPAGSVFALLGPNGAGKTTAVKILSTLITTDGGQARVGGHDLATDPQSVRAAIGVTGQFSAVDGLITGEENMLLMADLHHLSRAEGRRVTAELLERFDLVEAAKKPASTYSGGMKRRLDIAMTLVGSPRIIFLDEPTTGLDPRSRHNMWGIIRGLVAGGVTVFLTTQYLEEADELADRIAVLNDGRIAAEGTADELKRLIPGGHVRLRFTDPSVYRTAAAALTEVTRDDEALSLQIPSDGSQRELRSILDWLDSAGIEADELTVHTPDLDDVFFALTSTTTATLPGPTQSKENAR; encoded by the coding sequence ATGCCCACGTCCAGTCGCACCAGCGGTCAGGAGTCGCCCACCGCCGTCTCCGCCGTCGGCCTGCGCAAGTCCTACGGCGACAAGCTCGTCCTCGACGGGATCGATCTGCGTATCCCGGCGGGCTCGGTCTTCGCGTTGCTGGGGCCGAACGGTGCCGGGAAGACCACCGCCGTCAAGATCCTGTCGACGCTGATCACCACCGACGGCGGGCAGGCGCGGGTCGGCGGTCACGACCTCGCGACCGACCCGCAGTCGGTCCGGGCCGCGATCGGTGTCACCGGGCAGTTCTCCGCCGTCGACGGTCTGATCACCGGCGAGGAGAACATGCTCCTCATGGCCGACCTGCACCACCTCTCCCGCGCGGAGGGGCGGCGGGTGACCGCCGAACTCCTGGAGCGGTTCGACCTGGTCGAGGCCGCGAAGAAGCCCGCGTCCACCTACTCCGGCGGAATGAAGCGGCGCCTGGACATCGCGATGACGCTGGTCGGCAGCCCGCGGATCATCTTCCTCGACGAGCCGACCACCGGACTCGACCCGCGCAGCCGCCACAACATGTGGGGCATCATCCGCGGCCTCGTCGCCGGCGGCGTCACCGTCTTCCTCACCACCCAGTACCTGGAAGAGGCCGACGAACTCGCCGACCGCATCGCCGTGCTGAACGACGGCAGGATCGCCGCCGAAGGCACCGCCGACGAACTGAAACGCCTCATCCCCGGCGGACACGTACGCCTCCGCTTCACCGACCCGTCCGTGTATCGGACCGCAGCCGCCGCTCTGACCGAAGTGACGAGGGACGACGAGGCGTTGTCGCTCCAGATTCCGAGCGACGGCAGTCAGCGTGAGCTGCGCTCGATCCTCGACTGGCTCGACTCCGCAGGCATCGAGGCCGACGAACTCACCGTCCACACCCCCGACCTCGACGACGTGTTCTTCGCCCTCACCAGCACCACCACCGCCACCCTCCCCGGCCCCACCCAGTCCAAGGAGAACGCCCGATGA
- a CDS encoding DUF4097 family beta strand repeat-containing protein, giving the protein MPSYDTPEPISVTAYVYSGSIWFTTGDRPDTVVEVRPRDPKKDQDVRTADQTEVSYAGGSLTVRTPKANLLGRGGTVDVTVELPTGSSIDITGAAANVFGEGRLGEVHLKTSAGDVRLDTTGPLQLKASHGSITVDRVEGMAEITSSTGNVRVGLVDGPAVLKNSHGATTVGAVTGELRMSGANGAIDIERAEGSVTGTTTHGGLRVAEVVSGTVQLETANGSIEIGVREGTAAWLDVSSNRGQVRNTLAASQAPEQSEETVKVRARTNWGNIDIRRARARA; this is encoded by the coding sequence ATGCCTTCTTACGACACTCCCGAACCGATCTCGGTTACCGCCTACGTCTACTCCGGCTCCATCTGGTTCACCACGGGCGACCGCCCCGACACCGTGGTCGAGGTGCGGCCCCGGGACCCGAAGAAGGACCAGGACGTACGGACGGCCGACCAAACCGAGGTCTCCTACGCGGGCGGCTCGCTGACCGTCAGGACACCCAAGGCCAATCTGCTGGGGCGCGGCGGCACCGTCGACGTGACGGTCGAACTGCCCACCGGCTCGAGCATCGACATCACCGGCGCCGCGGCCAACGTGTTCGGAGAGGGCCGGCTCGGCGAGGTCCATCTGAAGACCTCGGCGGGCGACGTACGCCTCGACACCACCGGCCCGCTGCAACTCAAGGCGTCCCACGGCTCGATCACCGTGGACCGGGTCGAGGGCATGGCCGAGATCACCAGCAGCACCGGCAACGTACGCGTCGGCCTCGTCGACGGCCCCGCCGTCCTGAAGAACTCGCACGGCGCCACGACTGTCGGCGCCGTGACCGGCGAACTGCGGATGAGCGGCGCCAACGGCGCCATCGACATCGAGCGCGCCGAGGGTTCGGTCACCGGCACCACCACCCACGGCGGTCTCCGTGTCGCCGAAGTCGTCTCCGGCACCGTCCAGTTGGAGACCGCCAACGGTTCCATCGAGATCGGCGTCCGCGAGGGCACCGCCGCCTGGCTCGACGTCAGCTCCAACCGCGGGCAGGTACGCAACACGCTCGCCGCCTCCCAGGCCCCGGAGCAGAGCGAGGAAACCGTCAAGGTCCGCGCCCGGACCAACTGGGGCAACATCGACATCCGCCGCGCCCGCGCCCGCGCCTGA
- a CDS encoding toxin-antitoxin system HicB family antitoxin — translation MDLTPYVDNLRRELAVAAEAGSDEARELAERLTAPLESATRLTMLNVLSAAMDEITRELAPGSVDVRLRGLDPDFVVTLPPTDSGAHAEPAAPVEPLRAPVPADGDEGGTARVNLRLPAHLKTRAEEAATREGLSVNAWLVRAVSAAVDGGSRPRTTEKTRTVGQSFTGWVR, via the coding sequence ATGGACCTCACCCCGTACGTCGACAACCTCCGCCGCGAACTCGCGGTGGCCGCCGAGGCCGGCAGCGACGAAGCCCGTGAACTGGCCGAGAGGCTCACCGCTCCGCTGGAGTCGGCGACCCGGCTGACCATGCTCAACGTGCTCTCCGCCGCGATGGACGAGATCACCCGCGAACTCGCCCCCGGCTCGGTCGACGTACGGCTGCGCGGACTCGACCCCGACTTCGTGGTGACCCTGCCGCCCACCGACAGCGGCGCCCACGCGGAGCCGGCCGCGCCCGTCGAACCGCTCAGGGCCCCGGTACCGGCAGACGGCGACGAAGGCGGCACCGCCCGCGTCAATCTGCGCCTGCCCGCCCATCTCAAGACCCGCGCCGAGGAGGCCGCCACCCGCGAGGGCCTGTCGGTCAACGCCTGGCTGGTGCGCGCCGTGTCGGCCGCGGTCGACGGCGGCAGCCGGCCGCGTACGACGGAGAAGACCCGGACCGTCGGACAGAGCTTCACCGGCTGGGTGCGCTAG
- a CDS encoding RNA polymerase sigma factor SigF, whose amino-acid sequence MSPRLDEPRTHDAPSTIPSDPDETGATPASGFPGLDDMPEIPPFDEVGALDARSLSKTLFGRLEGLEEGTHEHAYVRNTLVELNLALVKFAASRFRSRSEPMEDIIQVGTIGLIKAIDRFELSRGVEFPTFAMPTIVGEIKRFFRDTSWSVRVPRRLQELRLELAKAGDELSQLLDRAPTVPELAERLGLTNDEVVEGMAASNAYTASSLDAKPEEDDTEGALSDRIGYEDHGLEGIEYVESLKPLIAGLPARDRTILSLRFVANMTQSEIGEELGISQMHVSRLLSRTLVRLRKGLTIEE is encoded by the coding sequence ATGTCACCCCGGCTCGACGAACCGCGTACCCACGACGCGCCGTCGACAATCCCGTCCGACCCTGACGAGACCGGCGCCACACCCGCGTCCGGTTTCCCGGGCCTTGATGACATGCCAGAGATCCCGCCCTTCGACGAGGTGGGCGCACTGGATGCCCGGTCTCTGTCGAAGACCCTCTTCGGACGCCTCGAAGGCCTGGAAGAGGGCACCCATGAGCACGCTTATGTACGGAACACCCTGGTCGAGCTGAATCTCGCCCTGGTCAAGTTCGCCGCCTCCCGGTTCCGCTCCCGCAGCGAGCCCATGGAGGACATCATCCAGGTCGGCACGATCGGTCTGATCAAGGCGATCGACCGCTTCGAGCTGAGCCGGGGCGTCGAGTTCCCCACCTTCGCGATGCCGACGATCGTCGGCGAGATCAAGCGCTTCTTCCGCGACACGTCGTGGTCGGTGCGGGTGCCGCGAAGGCTTCAGGAGCTCCGCCTCGAACTGGCCAAGGCGGGCGACGAGTTGTCCCAGCTGCTGGACCGCGCACCGACGGTCCCCGAACTCGCGGAGCGGCTCGGCCTGACCAACGACGAGGTCGTCGAGGGGATGGCGGCGAGCAACGCGTACACGGCGAGCTCGCTGGACGCCAAGCCGGAGGAGGACGACACCGAGGGCGCGCTGTCCGACCGCATCGGCTACGAGGACCACGGGCTCGAGGGCATCGAGTACGTCGAGTCGCTGAAGCCCCTGATCGCGGGCCTCCCGGCACGTGACCGGACGATCCTGTCCCTGCGCTTCGTCGCCAACATGACCCAGTCGGAGATCGGCGAGGAGCTGGGCATCTCACAGATGCATGTGTCGCGACTGCTGTCGCGGACGCTCGTCAGGCTGCGGAAGGGTCTGACGATCGAGGAGTGA
- a CDS encoding STAS domain-containing protein, whose amino-acid sequence MDRQTVGSTNRGRLRVEVRTEGRSEVVTAAGELDHHTAELLRAPLEEAIDQGRVRLVVDCSQLEFCDSTGLNVLLGARLKAEAAGGAVHLAAMLPVVARVFEITGADAVFTVHESLEAALAD is encoded by the coding sequence ATGGACCGCCAGACGGTCGGCAGCACGAACAGGGGCCGGCTTCGGGTCGAAGTTCGGACCGAAGGCCGAAGCGAGGTCGTGACAGCGGCGGGTGAGCTGGACCATCACACCGCCGAACTGTTGCGCGCACCCCTGGAAGAAGCGATCGACCAGGGGCGGGTACGCCTCGTGGTCGACTGCTCGCAGCTTGAGTTCTGCGACTCGACCGGGCTGAACGTGCTCCTCGGGGCCCGCCTCAAGGCCGAAGCGGCCGGTGGTGCCGTCCATCTGGCCGCGATGCTGCCGGTGGTCGCCAGGGTTTTCGAAATCACGGGCGCCGACGCGGTCTTCACCGTGCACGAGTCACTGGAAGCGGCTCTTGCCGATTGA
- a CDS encoding ATP-binding protein, whose product MSTTRQFPPGDFGSEPDGAGTTSAGSESRVRTLALGSASGIVPMARDFTRQALYDWGWLPAATADRRAAAEDVLLVVSELVTNACLHAEGPEELRVSSDTKVLRLEVTDRGTGQPAPRTPHRAGRPGGHGMFIVQRLCLDWGVARTPGAPGKTVWAVLAAPA is encoded by the coding sequence ATGAGCACCACCCGGCAGTTTCCGCCGGGCGATTTCGGCTCCGAGCCGGACGGCGCGGGTACCACCTCCGCCGGGTCCGAAAGCCGGGTACGCACCCTGGCGTTGGGCAGCGCCAGCGGCATCGTCCCGATGGCCCGTGACTTCACCCGCCAGGCGCTCTACGACTGGGGCTGGCTGCCGGCCGCGACCGCGGACCGCCGCGCCGCCGCCGAAGACGTACTGCTCGTCGTCTCCGAGCTGGTCACCAACGCGTGCCTGCACGCCGAGGGCCCCGAGGAGCTGCGGGTCTCCTCCGACACCAAGGTCCTGCGCCTCGAGGTCACCGACCGGGGTACGGGCCAGCCCGCGCCCCGCACCCCGCACCGCGCCGGACGGCCGGGCGGGCACGGGATGTTCATCGTCCAGCGGCTCTGTCTGGACTGGGGCGTGGCCCGTACGCCGGGAGCCCCCGGCAAGACGGTCTGGGCGGTCCTGGCGGCCCCGGCGTAG
- a CDS encoding peptide MFS transporter, giving the protein MASSLTKDSPEPPGGPHGPGPRTSPGKTFFGHPRGLATLFMTEMWERFSFYGMRALLTIYLLSGGPDASKGLQEGGLGLTLATTTAIYSIYLSMVYLLAMPGGWLGDRVWGPRKTVTIAACTIMVGHLTLALPGSGTFFAGLALVALGSGLLKSNISTMVGHLYDGPNDPRRDGGFTIFYMGINIGAFFAPLIIGTVGEKYSWHLGFALAALGMGIGLIQFLVGTKHLAPRSSVVPMPLSREERASWLTKGLTWLLIGSVFYGGVVFTGNFTLNWAMVPLTLAGIVIPAGVLIRIKRDKDLSPVEQTKMSGYIWFFVAAAVFWMIYDQGGSTIQAFGTTKASDHVFGIGFPTSWYQSLNPVFIMALAPVVAWFWLWLNRQGKEPSTVVKFAAGLLFVGVSFFFFLIPLVLAADGTLVSPVWLVGIYLIQTVGELCVSPVGLSVTTKMAPAKYAGQMMGVWFLAVTAGDSVTGMLSIAGVDLSRTGVVAMEALLATLAGFAIFMYRKKVRALMGDVR; this is encoded by the coding sequence ATGGCGTCCAGCCTCACCAAGGACTCCCCCGAACCGCCCGGCGGCCCCCACGGCCCCGGCCCCCGCACCAGCCCCGGGAAGACGTTCTTCGGCCACCCACGCGGTCTGGCCACGCTCTTCATGACGGAGATGTGGGAACGCTTCAGCTTCTACGGCATGAGGGCTCTGCTCACGATCTATCTGCTCTCCGGCGGCCCCGACGCCTCGAAGGGGCTCCAGGAGGGCGGTCTGGGGCTGACCCTGGCCACCACGACCGCGATCTACTCGATCTATCTGTCGATGGTCTATCTGCTGGCCATGCCCGGCGGCTGGCTCGGCGACCGGGTCTGGGGCCCGCGCAAGACCGTGACGATCGCGGCCTGCACCATCATGGTCGGCCATCTGACGCTCGCCCTGCCGGGCTCGGGCACCTTCTTCGCCGGTCTGGCGCTGGTGGCGCTCGGCTCGGGACTGCTGAAGTCCAACATCTCCACCATGGTCGGCCATCTCTACGACGGGCCGAACGACCCTCGCCGCGACGGCGGCTTCACCATCTTCTACATGGGCATCAACATCGGTGCCTTCTTCGCGCCGCTGATCATCGGCACGGTCGGTGAGAAGTACAGCTGGCACCTCGGCTTCGCGCTCGCCGCCCTCGGCATGGGCATCGGCCTGATCCAGTTCCTGGTCGGTACGAAGCACCTGGCGCCGCGCAGCAGTGTCGTCCCGATGCCGCTGTCGCGCGAGGAGCGCGCGAGCTGGCTGACCAAGGGTCTGACGTGGCTCCTGATCGGCTCGGTCTTCTACGGAGGCGTCGTCTTCACCGGCAACTTCACCCTGAACTGGGCGATGGTGCCGCTGACGCTCGCCGGCATCGTCATCCCGGCCGGGGTGCTGATCCGGATAAAGCGCGACAAGGATCTGTCGCCCGTCGAGCAGACGAAGATGTCCGGGTACATCTGGTTCTTCGTCGCGGCCGCGGTCTTCTGGATGATCTACGACCAGGGCGGGTCGACGATCCAGGCGTTCGGTACGACGAAGGCCTCCGACCATGTCTTCGGCATCGGCTTCCCGACCTCCTGGTACCAGTCGCTGAACCCCGTGTTCATCATGGCGCTGGCCCCGGTGGTCGCCTGGTTCTGGCTCTGGCTGAACCGGCAGGGCAAGGAGCCCAGCACGGTCGTGAAGTTCGCCGCGGGACTGCTCTTCGTCGGCGTCTCGTTCTTCTTCTTCCTGATCCCGCTGGTCCTGGCGGCCGACGGCACCCTGGTCAGCCCGGTGTGGCTGGTGGGCATCTATCTGATCCAGACCGTCGGGGAGTTGTGCGTCTCGCCGGTGGGCCTGTCGGTGACGACGAAAATGGCTCCGGCAAAGTACGCCGGTCAGATGATGGGCGTCTGGTTCCTCGCGGTGACGGCGGGCGACTCGGTGACCGGGATGCTCTCCATCGCCGGTGTCGATCTGAGCCGTACGGGGGTGGTCGCCATGGAGGCGCTGCTGGCCACACTCGCGGGCTTCGCGATCTTCATGTACCGCAAGAAGGTGCGGGCCCTGATGGGCGACGTGCGGTGA